A region of the Myxococcus stipitatus DSM 14675 genome:
GAGGAACGCCTCACACACGTCACAGGGCCGGGAGAGGTGGTCGGCGAAGTACGCCACCTCGTCCGGGGACTTCTCCCGCAGGGCGCGCCAGCTGCGCGCATCCAGATGTCTGCTCGCGTCGCTCATGGCTCACCCCACTCCCGCGGCCAGCAGCCGCGACAGCAACTCACGCTTCACCCGCGCGCGAAAGCGCTCCAGGCGCATCGTCACCGCGCTCTTGCCCAGCCCCAGCTGCTCCGCGATCTCCCGCGCGCTCAGCTCGCCCTCCAGATAGAAGAGGCGCACCGTCTCCTTCTCGGGGCCCTCCGGGAGTCCCTCGATGAGCTCGCGCACCACCGCCACGCGCCGCTCCAACTCGAGCGAGGGAGGAATCGCGGGCGTGGTCGACTCCAGCTCCAGCGCCAGGTCCTCCGCCGCGCGCCCGCGCACCTTCGCGCCTCGGCTGAGCGCCTGCGCATGGTGCCGCGCGATCGTCACCAGCCAGCTCCCGAACGCACGCGGATGCTGGAGCCGAGGCAGCTCCCGGAAGGCGCGGACGAAGGTCTCCTGGACCACGTCCTCCACTTCCGCGGGCCCCAAGCCGGAGTAGCCCAACGCGACCCTGCGCACGGACCCATGGAAGCGCTGGTACAGCTCCCGGTGCGCATCCTGCGCGCCTCGGGACGCCCGTTGGATGCAGGTGGCGATCTCGTCCTCCGTCACGGGACGCCTCCCACCCGGCACCACTCCATTCTCGAGGCGCTAGCACAAGCCATGTCTCCCCAGTCACTACCTGTCACCTGTGAAGGAGTCACGAGCTCTCTATCGGCCACGGGCCCTCTGAAAAGCACCCGGTGCATACAGGGCGATGTGGCCGATTAGCGCCCCGGTGCTCCTTCATTTCCAAACCGGGGAATTTCGCGCGGCCCCAGGCCGGAGACACCGCGCGGCACCTCCCCGATACCAGGAGATAGAAGGTATGCGACTCATCGGATTGTGCGCGTCCATCATGTTGCTCGCGGCTTGCGGCAGCGACGAATCCGTCAAGGTCGGGCTGAGCACGCGTGTGGGTTCCGCGAAGGGCGCCCAGGCCGTCGCCGGCAAGGTCGAGCAGCAGGCGGAGACGGGCAATGGCATCACCATCGAGCGCGTCCGTCTGTCCGTGCGCGAGCTGGAGCTGGAGCTCGAGGGCGACGACGATGATGACGGCCAGACGGGCGGCTCGGATGACGACCTCACGCCGGGCAACTCGCGCCAGGATGACGACGAGCAGGAGATCGGCCCCTTCCTCATCGACCTGTCGGCCGAGGACCTGAACGGCAAGGTCGTCCGCGTGGGCAACATCGAAGTGACGCCCGGCGTCTTCGACGAAATCGAGTTCGACATCGGCAAGCTCACCGTCGCCCAGGCGGGCGAGGACGCGGCGCTCAAGGAGCTGGCGCAGCTGGGTGCCTCCGTCATCATCGACGGCCACATCGACGGGCAGCCCTTCAGCTTCGTCTCCAGCGTGCGCGTGGAGCAGGAGCACGAGGCCCGCTTCGAGGTGAAGGAGGGCGAGGAGCCCAACATCACCATCAACATCGACCCGAGCGGCTGGTTCGTCGACGACAAGGGCCAGCGGCTCGACCCGCGCAATGAGTCCGCGCGCTCCACCATCGAGAACAACCTGCGCCGCTCCATCGACGCCTTCGACGACGACGACCACGACGGCGACGAGGACGACGACGACAACAACGACGGCGACCACGACGACTGAGTTCCCCTCCCCCCCAGCGGCGACGGCCCGCCCCTCTCCTGAGCGAGGGGCGGGCCGTGGTCCGTTGCCGGGCGTCAGTCGCGCGGGGTTCCCATCGTGCCCACCGTCACCTGGTGGCCCGTGACGCGGAAGTCGCTGTCCGACAGCGCCGTGCGGAGGGACACCTTCCCCAGGTCATCGATGAACGGCGCGCCGGTCCGGAATGCAAACAGGTTCGCGATGCGCACCTCGCCGCCTCCGGGCGGAGTGACCCACACGCTGTAGCGCTTCGCCGACAGGTCCGTGACGAGCCGCACGTGATACGTCTGGCCATTCACATACGGCACCTGCACGAGCGCCGCGTAGCCTCCACCGTTGCGCACGTCGAAGTACCCGTCGGTGTTCATCCGCACCGTCATGTTCAAGTCGGCATACCCCGCCACCACCGTGCCGCCGTCCGCGTAGCCCACCGTCCCATCCTGTCGGGCGGCCAGCGGTGTCACGTCGAACTCGACGGTGCGCACGCCGGTGTTGCCACACGACAACAGGTGCAGGCTCTCGAAGAAGTCCAGCTTCGAGAACCAGGGGAGCGGCGGGTCCGCGTTGAAGCGCAGCACCGCCTCCAGGAAGTAGTAGTCGCCGTAGATGAGGCTGACGTCCACCTCCTGGTTCGCCGGGAGATGCCCCACGCCATGCAGCAGGAGCCCCGGACTGTTCGTGCCCTGGGCGAAGTACGCCGGTGACATCAGCGTGTCGAGCGTGCGCAGCGCCGCGTCGCGATACCGCGTGCGGCGCGCGGCGTCCGTCTCCAGCACGCTCAGCTCCAGCAGCGCCGAGGCGACGATGGCCGCCGCCGAGGAGTCCCGCTGCGTCCCCGGCGCATCGAAGTCCCACTTGGGCACCTGGTCCGCGGGCACATGCGCCAGATACCAGTCCGTCACCTTGCGCGCGGCCTCCAGCATCCGCGCGTCCCCCGTGTACCGGTACACCAGGGTGTAGCCGTAGATGAGCCACGCATGGCCTCGCGCCCACGTCGAGCTCGCCGAGTACCCCTGGAACGTCCCCTTGGAGCGGATGGCCCCCGTCGCGCCGTTGTAGTCCACGTAGTGGAACGAGCTGCCATCCGGCCGCACCGCGTCCCGCAGCGTGACGAGCGCATGATTGAGCGCCATGGTCCGCAGCTCCGTGCGCCCCCCGTTCGCCGCGGCCCAGAGCAGGAGCTCCAGGTTCATCATCGTGTCCGTGACGAGCGGCACGTCCCACGCCGAGTTCCAATCACAGCAGTCGATGATGCCGACGCGGGTGTTGTAGCGGGCCGCGAGCGACTCGGCGGACTCGAGCAGCACGTCGCGGTAGTACGGGTCCGCCGTGAAGCGGTACGCGGCGCCGTAGCTCAGGAACATCTTGAAGCCCAGGTCGTGCGTCTGGCGGTTCGTCTTCTGGACCTCCAGGGGCCGCGTCCACCGGTCGGCCTTGCTGGACCACGAGGGCTCCAGCCCCGCCTGGTAGAGCATCCACATGCTCCCGGGGAAGAAGCCCTGCGTCCACGCCGTCGCGCCCGTGTTGGGCACCGTCGTCCACGTCCCGTTGGCCAGCGAGGCCTTCGGTGAGCGCGTCGCGTCGGGCATGGCCGTCGCCGTCTTGCGAAGCTGGTTGCGCGCGAAGCTCACCACCCGCGACACCTCCGCGTCGCTGAACGCGTGGGCCGTGCTCCCCACCAACAGCACCGCCAACCCCAGTGCGCCCATCGACTTCCGCATCGCGTCCCTCCCTGGCTCGCCGCCAAGGTGGCCACGCACGCGCGAGGTGGCCAGGGGACCTCGAGGCTCAGTCCAACAAGAGACGCTGGGGCGCTACCGGCCCGGCGCCAGCACGCGAGACCACAGGGTCAGCAGGTCGCGGACCACGGGGCCCTCGGGGACCTCCGCCACCGGCGGCACGTCCACCCGCACGCCCTTCGAGGCCAGGCGGTTGAAGGGATTCTCCGGGTCCTCGTTCTTCAGCGGCACCGACGGGTCCGCCGGACGGAAGCCGAACGCCAGCGCCCGCTCCTGCACCGGACGGCTGCGCAGGTAGCGCAGCCACTCGCGCGCCGCGGCCTTCTGCGCGGGCGTCACCCAGCTGGCCTGGAGCACCGCGGCGGGATGGTCGCTCCACAGCGTCAGCGCCGGGTAGTACACCCGCAAGTCACCCCACCGGCCCTGCGCGTGGGACAGGTGGGAGATGGCCAGGTTCTCGTACACCACCGCGATGTCGTAGCGGGAGGGACCGAAGCGGACCATGTCCGTCATGAAAGCGCCGGAGGAGGACTCGAAGCGCGTGACGCCGCGCTCCAGCGACTTCATCCACTCCTGATAGCGAGGGTCCAGCAGGTCCTCCACCGTCAGCCCCCCGCGCTTGCCGTAGTACTCCAGCGTCGCCAGCAGCAGCGCCTGGAGTCCGGAGTTCGAGCGCGTGGGGTCCGTGTGGCCCAGCTTCACGAAGCCCCACTCCGGCTTGCCACCGATGGCCGGCCAGCCCTGAGGACTCGTCACCGCCTTCTGGAGCACCTTCCAGGACACCGCGCCGCCACCACTGGCCTTGCGCAGCACCTCCGCCCGGTCCTCCCACACCGCGAAGACCAGGGGCGTGATCACGAGCGGGCGCGGGGCGTCGTCTCCCTCGGCGGCGAACAGCGGGGCATGCGAGGTGTCCGTGGCCCAGTCCGAGGCCAGCATGCGCAGCACCGCGCTGTCCGCGGGGCTCCACACCGTCGGGTGCTCACGCCCATCCAGGATGGCTTGCGCCGCGTCCAGCGAGCCCTTGCCCACCAGCGACAGGCGGATGTGCGGATGCTCGCGCTGGAAGTCCTTCGCCGCCGCCTCCACCCAGTCCTTCTTCTCCGTGCTGTAGAGGAAGGAGATGTCCACCCGCTCCCCGGGCCGCGAGGGAGTCGGCTGCGAGGGCGTGCCCGCTTCATGACCTCCCGGCGACCGGGGCGCTCGATGAGCGGAGAGGTAGAGGACTCCTCCAAACGCGGCGAGGAGTCCGACCACGATGAGTAACCTGGGTGTCATGTTGCGGCGTGGGCCCCTCTCGACATGGACGGACTCAGGCCCCCAGACGCGCGAGGCGACCGGCCAGTTGCGTGTCGCTTCCCGCGTTGACGCCCTTGACCCAGTCCGACAAGGAGCCGCCCGACTCGGTCAGCTTCTCCTCGACGTGCGGGCGCAGCACGCTCCACCGCTTCGCCCAGCCCTCTTCCGACGCGCTGCCCTTCATCCCCGGGCGCTCCGCGAGCAGCAGGCTCAGCCGGAGCGAGAGCTCGGGGACGCCCAGCGACTCGACGCTGCTCACCGCGGCCAGCGACCCCGGCTCGTACGCCTTGCGCCACAGCGCCACCGCGCGCGAGTAGGCGGCCACGTCCAGCTCGCTCAGCAGCCCCAGGGCGTGGCGCAGCGGCAGCCGGCCTTCCTTGGGGGCGACCACGACACGCGCCATCAGCGCATCGAAGGTGCTGGACAGCTCCGCGTGCGCGGTCGGGTCCACACCGCCCAGGGCCCTGAGCGCCCGGCGTGCGTTGCGGGCGCGGGAGGTGACCTCCCAGCTTCGCCAGCCCAGGCGGGCTCGCAGCCCCGCGAGCGCGTCCGCGGCGGCCTTGAGCGACTCCGGCGTCACGGTGGCGGCGGGGACGCGGCCGGGCAGCTGCGGCTTCGGCGGCGCGACGGGCGCGGCGGCGGGCGCGGGCGCGGCGGCCCCATCCGTCACCTCGACGTAGCCCTCGCGCACCTTCTCCGCGACCTTCTTCTCGTACTCGCGCTGGGCCGCCGCGGCATCCGGGAACCCCTTCTCCTTGCGCTGCCCCGCGGTCCCGATGCGGCCGAAGGTGACGATGAAGACGTTGCCCTGAACCTCGGGCTGCCAGAACTTGGAGCTTGTTCCCTCGACGAACTCAAATCTACGCATGGCCCAGCCTCCTCGCGCGTCGGCCGACTCCCAGGCTATCGCACCCACCCCACGCGCGCCTCATGCGGCGCGTGACGACCGCTCCTGGAAAGCGGCTTCCATCTCCTTCAACCCCAGGGCGCGCGGCAGCCGCGCCTCGTAGCCCAGCTCGTCCCGGGCCTTGGCGTCGCTCACCGTCACCTCCTGTCCAATCAGCAGCACCTCCGTGCGGCTGATGGGGGGACGGCCCGGCAGCCCCAGCGTGCCCCACAGCAGGTCCGACACCATGGACACCACGGCCGCCAGTCCGTAGGGGATGGAGCTGTTGCCCGGGTCCACGCCCTGCGTCTTGAGCATCGCGGTGATGAAGTCCCTGAACACCACCGGCTCGCCGTCAGTGAGGAAGTACGTCTGACCGCCCCGGCCCTTGTCCGCCGCCAGCAGCGTGCCCTCCACGCAGTTGGCCACGTGGCAGGTGGACGTGAGGTAGCGGCCCTGGTCAATCCACTTGAAGCGCTTGGAGCGCACCGCGTCCACGAGCTGTGGGAGCACCGACGTGTCGCCCTGTCCCCAGATGAGCCGGGGGCGCACGACCACGGTGGTGAAGTCGGCGGAGTTCACGCTGAGCACCCGGCGCTCCGCCTCGCCCTTCGTGGAGGGGTAGTCGCCGATGGGGCGCTCCGGGAGCGGCCGCGTCTCGTCCATCTTCACCATGGGCGAGCCGTCCGCCAGCACCGCCTCCGTGCCGACGTGCACCAGCCGCTTCACGCCCGCGGCGCGGGCGGCCTCCAGCACCCGCTCCGTGCCTCGGACGTTGGCCTCGTAGTACTCGGAGCGCGGCGCCCACGACTTCACCAGCGCGGCGGAGTGGAAGACGGTGTCGCAGCCCTCCATGCCGGCCTTCAGGAGGCCCACGTCGGACAGGTCGCCCTCGAAGGGCTCCGCGCCCGCGGCGGCCACCGCGGCGACCGCCGCCGGAGAGCGCGCCAGCGCGCGGGCCTGGTCACCTCGAGACTTCAGCGCGGCGAGGAGATACCTGCCCACGAAACCGGAACCGCCGGTGACGAACGCCCGCATGGACTGCTCCTGTCAATGAAGTCCATGGCTCCTACCACCACCGGGCCACGGACGGATAGCCACCCGGGCCTCCTGGGCCGGACCGCCGCGCCGTCGCGGCAGCCCGCCCGAGGACGCCTCAGAACATGTCCCGCAGGGAGGGCTGAGGCCCGGAGAACAGCGCCACCGCCGCCTCCACCGAGGCGTCATCCGCCTCCACCAGCCCCACCGCGCGCAGCGCCGCGGCCGATTGGAACCCCGTGTAGAGCGACGCGAGCTGACGGACATGGAGCCGCAGCCGGCCCTCGCCTCCGCGTGTCACGCGCGCCTGGCCGTTCTCCACGTCGAGCACGAACCGCCCCTGGTTCTCCGGGAACAGGTCGTCCGTCACGTCCAGGTGGAGCGAGCCGGAGAGGCCCCGCGTCCACCCTCGGGCCTCCAGCGCGGCGACGACATCCAGCACCCGCACCATCCAGTGCATGTAGACCCGCACGGAATAGGACTGCTCCCGCAGGAGGAGGAGGAACGGGTCGTCGGGGCCGCCGTACCAGACCACCTCCGTGCCCAGGGAGTGGTGGTCGCCCAGGAAGCGCAGGAGCCGCCGCGCCGCCGCGGGCGTGGTGGCCACGATGTCCGACAGGCCCAGCTCCTGCTTCAGGTCCTTGAGCGGACGGCGCGCCAGGTAGACGTAGCCCTCGATGCCGGAGGTGCCCTCGACGACGTAGCCGTGCACCTGCTCGCTGCGCGGGTCTCTCACCCGGCGCCAGGAGAACTCGCCCCGGTCCAACCAGCCGGGCCGGAAGCGCGCCATGTTCGAGTAGCACGCGGTGATGGCGGCCTCGTCGCGAGGCTCCGCGGCGCGCAAGTTCAGTGAGCGCTCGCCCATCTCCAGCGCGGACATCTGGACGCGAATCTCGTAGCGGGCGCCGGCCTGCTCGTAGCCGGAGCGGCGGTAGAGCGGCTGGGTCGCGGGGTAGAGCACGGACAGGGGCGCGCCCGACGCGCGGGCCTCCTGGAGCAGCCTCGTCATGAGGCGCGTCGCGGTGCCTTGGCCCCGGTGCACGGGAGAGACACCCACGGCGCCCACGCCGACGACGGGCACGCTGCGTCCGCCGTACCACTGCCCCATCCGGATGGCGGCCAGGGTCCCCGCGACCTTGTTGCCCTCGCGAAGCAGCCGCAGGTCTCGCGAGTCGACGCGTTGTCTCCATGCGACACAATCCGCGGGCGTCATCGCATAGGCATGCATCAGGATGTCCCACACCGCGGACATCTCCTGCTCATCCCTGGGCGGCCCGAATTCATCCGGCCTCGAGTCCACGTCCCCGTCCCTTCAAGGGTGCCGTCGACGCACCCGGGGCGGCATCCTACCGTGGGTCCGAGACCTCCTCACGAAACAGGGCGATTCCGGCCCGCCGGACGGCGCTCGCGTAGACTCCCCACCATGGCGACTTCCAAGCGGCTTGGAGCCTGGAGGTACAGGCTGGGACTGGGTGGGTCCTGTGAAGCCTGTGGCGTCCGGCTCCGGAGGGCGCCCGCGTTCCGGGACGGCCAGCGCGTCTGTCCTCGGTGCGCGCTGCTGGGCACGCCCCGAGCGCTCTCGGACTCTGTCGTCCACCTGGGGGTCGAGGTTGGCGCCAGCATCCTCGGCGACTTGTTCAAGGCCATGTTCCTGTGGGCCCTGGTGCTGGTGGGTCTCATCGGCGGCCTGCTGGGGCTGCTCTACCTGGGTGTGAAGCACCTCTCGCTTCCGATGGGACTTGCCATCACCGTGCTCGCCGCTGCTCACGGGCTGACGCGCTTCATCTTCGCGTAGAAGCTCGGCGCCAGGAGATAGGCGAACGTCGCGTCGCCAAAGCCCAGCAGGTCTCCATCGCGCAGGTGCAGCTCACCGCCCGACTCCAGCTCGCGCGCGTTCACGAAGGTGCCGTTGCTCGACTTCAGGTCCACCAGGGTGCAGCCCTTGGACTCGCCCCACCAGCACAGCTTCGCGTGGCGCTTGGAGACCGAGGGTTCATTCACCACCAGGTCGCAGTCCGGCTGCCGTCCCACCGTGAGCACGTCCTGCCCCACAACGGGAGGGAGCGTGGCCACGGTGAGCGTGTCGAAGTGCAGCCACAGCGCCACCTGCTGTCGCTCCAGGCTGGGGACATCTCGCGCCATCGTCGTGCGCGCGGCGCCCATCTTCATCGCCAGCTGCGCCATCACCGGGCTGGGCGGCTTCTGCACCAGCACGAACGGCCCCACCTGCTTGCAGAAGAAGGTCTCCGTCAGCCGCATGCTGAGCGCGCGCAGCTCCTGAACGGTCATCATCGCTGAACCCCCACGCCTCTCGAAGGCGGAGGATTCTGCGGGGCGCCCGCACACCCGTCGAGTCTTCTCCCTCCCGAATCCTACGCTTCCGCGTCGTGCTCCGAGCCGTAGCGCCCATCCCGGGTGGCGACGATGACGCGATAGGGCACCACCCGCACCAATTCCGCCACCGTGGTGATGCCCGCGTTCACCTTGAGCAATCCATCCTCGACCAACGTCTTCAATCCCAACGTCCGAGCATGCCGCCGCAAGCGCACCGTGGGCGCCCCCTTGGCGATGAGGTCTTGCAGGTCCGGCTCCACCACCAGGAGCTCGAAGATGCCCAGGCGCCCCCGGTAACCGGTGTGGTGGCAGGCGGCACATCCCCGCCCCGTGCGCGTGCGCAGCCCGTCCAGCAGCCGCCCCATCATCGTGGCCTGCTCCGCCGTCGGCCGTGTGTCCTCCGCGCACTGCTCGCAGATGCGCCGCACCAGTCGCTGCGTCAGCACCGCCAGCAGCGAGTCCGCCACGTCCACGTCGTCCAACCCCAGCCCGCGCAGCCGCGCCACCGAGCCCACCGCGTCCGCCGTGTGCAGCGTGCCCAGCACCACGTGCCCCGTGGCCGCCGCCATCAGCGCCATGTTGCCAGTCTCCTGGTCCCGGACCTCGCCCACCAACATGACATTGGGGTCCTGTCGCAACAAGGAGCGCAACAGCATCGGGTACGGCATCTGCGGCGTGACCTGCTTCTGGTTCACCTTGGGGACGTAGTACTCGATGGGGTCCTCGGCGGTGACGATCTTGCGCAGCCCGTCATTCAGCCGCGCCAGCGCCGAGTACAGCGTCGTCGTCTTCCCGCTGCCCGTGGGTCCCGTGACGAGCACCAGGCCCTCCGGATTGGAGAGGAGCTGGAGGAAGGTGGCCTGCATCTCGGGCGACATGCCCAGCTTCTCCACCGGCACCAGGCCCACGCTCGCATCGAGGATGCGGATGACCACGTCCTCGCCCGCGGGGCTGGGCACCACGCTGACGCGGAAGTCCACCACCTTGCGCCCCTCGGGGCGCTCCACCATCGCGCGCAGGCGGCCATCCTGCGGCCGGCGCCGCTCCGTGATGTCCAGCCCCGCAAGCACCTTGATGC
Encoded here:
- a CDS encoding GspE/PulE family protein, which translates into the protein MSANVPVFTELAQFTLDRASLRLLPESFCRRNQVAVLGTVDPGAPDTPVTVGMTQPDNTQVRELMVEFLRRPLLPVRLNPYEIETALEVGFGAGPRVTWDVLLTSGMKLSTQPAPVELVEHVLVSAVEMKASDIHIESYFDDVDLRYRVDGILHQSYTDIDPRSVPGVVSRIKVLAGLDITERRRPQDGRLRAMVERPEGRKVVDFRVSVVPSPAGEDVVIRILDASVGLVPVEKLGMSPEMQATFLQLLSNPEGLVLVTGPTGSGKTTTLYSALARLNDGLRKIVTAEDPIEYYVPKVNQKQVTPQMPYPMLLRSLLRQDPNVMLVGEVRDQETGNMALMAAATGHVVLGTLHTADAVGSVARLRGLGLDDVDVADSLLAVLTQRLVRRICEQCAEDTRPTAEQATMMGRLLDGLRTRTGRGCAACHHTGYRGRLGIFELLVVEPDLQDLIAKGAPTVRLRRHARTLGLKTLVEDGLLKVNAGITTVAELVRVVPYRVIVATRDGRYGSEHDAEA
- a CDS encoding extracellular solute-binding protein, whose protein sequence is MVGLLAAFGGVLYLSAHRAPRSPGGHEAGTPSQPTPSRPGERVDISFLYSTEKKDWVEAAAKDFQREHPHIRLSLVGKGSLDAAQAILDGREHPTVWSPADSAVLRMLASDWATDTSHAPLFAAEGDDAPRPLVITPLVFAVWEDRAEVLRKASGGGAVSWKVLQKAVTSPQGWPAIGGKPEWGFVKLGHTDPTRSNSGLQALLLATLEYYGKRGGLTVEDLLDPRYQEWMKSLERGVTRFESSSGAFMTDMVRFGPSRYDIAVVYENLAISHLSHAQGRWGDLRVYYPALTLWSDHPAAVLQASWVTPAQKAAAREWLRYLRSRPVQERALAFGFRPADPSVPLKNEDPENPFNRLASKGVRVDVPPVAEVPEGPVVRDLLTLWSRVLAPGR
- a CDS encoding RNA polymerase sigma factor; translated protein: MTEDEIATCIQRASRGAQDAHRELYQRFHGSVRRVALGYSGLGPAEVEDVVQETFVRAFRELPRLQHPRAFGSWLVTIARHHAQALSRGAKVRGRAAEDLALELESTTPAIPPSLELERRVAVVRELIEGLPEGPEKETVRLFYLEGELSAREIAEQLGLGKSAVTMRLERFRARVKRELLSRLLAAGVG
- a CDS encoding NAD-dependent epimerase/dehydratase family protein, encoding MRAFVTGGSGFVGRYLLAALKSRGDQARALARSPAAVAAVAAAGAEPFEGDLSDVGLLKAGMEGCDTVFHSAALVKSWAPRSEYYEANVRGTERVLEAARAAGVKRLVHVGTEAVLADGSPMVKMDETRPLPERPIGDYPSTKGEAERRVLSVNSADFTTVVVRPRLIWGQGDTSVLPQLVDAVRSKRFKWIDQGRYLTSTCHVANCVEGTLLAADKGRGGQTYFLTDGEPVVFRDFITAMLKTQGVDPGNSSIPYGLAAVVSMVSDLLWGTLGLPGRPPISRTEVLLIGQEVTVSDAKARDELGYEARLPRALGLKEMEAAFQERSSRAA
- a CDS encoding WGR domain-containing protein; protein product: MRRFEFVEGTSSKFWQPEVQGNVFIVTFGRIGTAGQRKEKGFPDAAAAQREYEKKVAEKVREGYVEVTDGAAAPAPAAAPVAPPKPQLPGRVPAATVTPESLKAAADALAGLRARLGWRSWEVTSRARNARRALRALGGVDPTAHAELSSTFDALMARVVVAPKEGRLPLRHALGLLSELDVAAYSRAVALWRKAYEPGSLAAVSSVESLGVPELSLRLSLLLAERPGMKGSASEEGWAKRWSVLRPHVEEKLTESGGSLSDWVKGVNAGSDTQLAGRLARLGA
- a CDS encoding glycoside hydrolase family 88 protein → MRKSMGALGLAVLLVGSTAHAFSDAEVSRVVSFARNQLRKTATAMPDATRSPKASLANGTWTTVPNTGATAWTQGFFPGSMWMLYQAGLEPSWSSKADRWTRPLEVQKTNRQTHDLGFKMFLSYGAAYRFTADPYYRDVLLESAESLAARYNTRVGIIDCCDWNSAWDVPLVTDTMMNLELLLWAAANGGRTELRTMALNHALVTLRDAVRPDGSSFHYVDYNGATGAIRSKGTFQGYSASSTWARGHAWLIYGYTLVYRYTGDARMLEAARKVTDWYLAHVPADQVPKWDFDAPGTQRDSSAAAIVASALLELSVLETDAARRTRYRDAALRTLDTLMSPAYFAQGTNSPGLLLHGVGHLPANQEVDVSLIYGDYYFLEAVLRFNADPPLPWFSKLDFFESLHLLSCGNTGVRTVEFDVTPLAARQDGTVGYADGGTVVAGYADLNMTVRMNTDGYFDVRNGGGYAALVQVPYVNGQTYHVRLVTDLSAKRYSVWVTPPGGGEVRIANLFAFRTGAPFIDDLGKVSLRTALSDSDFRVTGHQVTVGTMGTPRD
- a CDS encoding GNAT family N-acetyltransferase — translated: MSAVWDILMHAYAMTPADCVAWRQRVDSRDLRLLREGNKVAGTLAAIRMGQWYGGRSVPVVGVGAVGVSPVHRGQGTATRLMTRLLQEARASGAPLSVLYPATQPLYRRSGYEQAGARYEIRVQMSALEMGERSLNLRAAEPRDEAAITACYSNMARFRPGWLDRGEFSWRRVRDPRSEQVHGYVVEGTSGIEGYVYLARRPLKDLKQELGLSDIVATTPAAARRLLRFLGDHHSLGTEVVWYGGPDDPFLLLLREQSYSVRVYMHWMVRVLDVVAALEARGWTRGLSGSLHLDVTDDLFPENQGRFVLDVENGQARVTRGGEGRLRLHVRQLASLYTGFQSAAALRAVGLVEADDASVEAAVALFSGPQPSLRDMF
- a CDS encoding FHA domain-containing protein; the encoded protein is MMTVQELRALSMRLTETFFCKQVGPFVLVQKPPSPVMAQLAMKMGAARTTMARDVPSLERQQVALWLHFDTLTVATLPPVVGQDVLTVGRQPDCDLVVNEPSVSKRHAKLCWWGESKGCTLVDLKSSNGTFVNARELESGGELHLRDGDLLGFGDATFAYLLAPSFYAKMKRVSP